A genomic region of bacterium contains the following coding sequences:
- a CDS encoding YicC family protein: MITSMTGYGRGEARHGKMAVAIEVKTVNHRHFEAIIKLPGGLWELESEMKKRLRDVIRRGRAEVYVHLLSPVAGTREPVVDVDLAAKYMRALSRAGVRLNLKGRPDLPLLARLPDVVRVEERPVQTNVVSPLVEKALQQALKRLAIMRRVEGKRLTQDIRLRLGLIRKTLQQIQQRFRVALKLQEQRLYKKISSWINTDGNEARKITQEVIIKHVRSDVTEEIVRLGSHLAQFGSFIQSKEPVGRRLDFLIQEMNREINTIGAKVNDAILAQHVVSVKEEIEKIREQVQNLE, translated from the coding sequence ATGATTACCAGTATGACCGGGTATGGCCGGGGTGAGGCGCGTCATGGAAAAATGGCGGTTGCCATTGAAGTGAAGACCGTGAATCACCGGCATTTTGAAGCAATTATCAAATTGCCGGGCGGTTTGTGGGAATTGGAATCGGAAATGAAAAAGCGTTTGCGCGACGTGATCCGTCGCGGCCGCGCGGAGGTCTATGTGCATTTATTGTCGCCGGTCGCCGGGACCCGGGAGCCGGTGGTGGATGTTGATTTGGCGGCGAAATACATGCGTGCATTGAGCCGCGCAGGCGTACGCTTGAATTTGAAAGGCCGCCCGGATTTACCGCTTTTGGCAAGGCTCCCCGATGTGGTGCGGGTTGAGGAGCGGCCGGTTCAAACCAATGTGGTGAGCCCGTTGGTAGAGAAGGCCCTGCAGCAGGCTTTGAAGCGCCTTGCGATTATGCGACGCGTGGAAGGTAAACGCCTGACCCAGGATATCCGGTTGCGGTTGGGATTAATCCGGAAAACTCTTCAGCAAATTCAGCAACGGTTTCGCGTTGCCCTCAAGCTGCAGGAGCAACGATTGTATAAGAAAATTTCTTCATGGATTAATACGGATGGCAATGAGGCGCGGAAAATTACGCAGGAAGTCATCATAAAACACGTGCGTTCCGACGTGACTGAGGAAATCGTGCGGCTGGGATCACATCTGGCGCAGTTTGGTTCTTTTATTCAGAGCAAGGAACCGGTCGGGAGGCGGTTGGATTTTCTTATCCAGGAAATGAACCGCGAGATCAACACGATTGGCGCCAAGGTCAATGATGCGATATTGGCGCAGCATGTGGTGAGTGTGAAAGAAGAAATAGAGAAAATTCGTGAGCAGGTACAGAATTTAGAATAA
- a CDS encoding PorV/PorQ family protein, which yields MKKDFRKKIMAVTYLIVIIMVAKTGGAEGTAGAAGAYLKMGIDARALGMGGAYTAVADDAAAVYWNPAGLAVMKRQQLAATYTLFPEGGDYSQFVYAMPLNVFSFPEDELSGSHGQAESGTLGISLIRYAATYNIEARRIDSLNPDYLFSDIEGCYQLAYGIPFYQRFYLGLGAKGLYHELDQANANGWGFDAGLTWRGIEGLRVAVAVRDVYSQLHWSTGIQEIFPMVFKLGAVYDYAVQAHGIMLSLEGENNLSEMPTRVRIGTEYRFHQLVFVRGGYNDGAWAMGGGIRIPSIGWGRAGLQLDYAAQENRITGWDHWMSMKVNF from the coding sequence ATGAAGAAAGATTTTAGAAAAAAAATTATGGCCGTGACGTATTTGATTGTAATCATCATGGTTGCGAAAACCGGCGGCGCGGAAGGAACGGCAGGTGCTGCCGGTGCTTATTTAAAAATGGGCATCGATGCCCGTGCGTTGGGGATGGGTGGTGCTTATACAGCCGTGGCCGATGATGCTGCTGCGGTTTATTGGAATCCGGCCGGACTGGCGGTTATGAAAAGACAGCAGCTCGCTGCCACGTATACCCTGTTTCCTGAAGGCGGCGATTATTCGCAATTTGTCTATGCCATGCCGCTTAATGTTTTTTCTTTTCCGGAAGATGAACTTTCAGGCAGCCATGGTCAAGCGGAGTCGGGCACCCTTGGGATATCCCTGATTCGTTATGCGGCAACGTACAATATTGAAGCACGGCGCATTGATTCGCTTAATCCCGATTATCTGTTTTCTGATATTGAGGGGTGCTATCAGCTGGCGTATGGAATACCGTTTTATCAGCGTTTTTATCTCGGACTTGGCGCAAAGGGATTGTATCATGAGCTGGATCAGGCCAATGCCAATGGTTGGGGATTCGATGCCGGTTTGACATGGCGCGGTATCGAAGGATTGCGGGTGGCAGTGGCGGTACGCGATGTTTATAGTCAATTGCATTGGTCAACCGGTATTCAAGAAATATTTCCAATGGTTTTTAAACTGGGTGCTGTATATGACTATGCAGTGCAAGCCCACGGAATTATGTTGAGTCTTGAGGGTGAAAACAATTTATCCGAGATGCCGACCCGTGTGCGTATTGGTACGGAATATAGATTTCATCAGCTTGTATTTGTCAGAGGAGGCTACAATGATGGTGCATGGGCTATGGGCGGCGGTATTCGTATTCCGTCAATCGGTTGGGGACGGGCCGGTTTGCAGCTGGATTATGCAGCCCAAGAGAACCGGATAACGGGTTGGGACCACTGGATGTCCATGAAGGTGAATTTTTAA